In Oryzias melastigma strain HK-1 linkage group LG6, ASM292280v2, whole genome shotgun sequence, the DNA window CAACCAGACGCAGTGCTACCACACCTGCGACGCCCGCGGCCTGCAGAAGGTGGAGGACGCCTGCAACTCCTACAGCCACGTGGTGCTGAAGGAGGTGCGCTTCTTCGAGCTGGAGTCCCTGTACCCGCTGCTGAGAGACCCCACCCTGGACTTCCGCATCGTCCACCTGGTGCGCGACCCGCGCGCCGTGGTGCGCTCCAAGGAGCAGTCGGCCGCCTCCTTCGTGAGAGACAACGCCATCGTGCTGGAGCAGAGGAACGTGCCCGCCAGCGAGGTGCAGTTCCAGTCCATCCAGGAGATCTGCCGCAGCCACATCCGCATCAACGAGCGCGCCGTCCTCAAGCCGCCGCCCTTCCTGAAAGGACGCTACAAGTTGGTCCGCTTCGAGGACATCGCCTTCAACCCGCTCAAGGAGATCAAGGAGGTCTACGACTTCGTGGGTCTGCAGATGACCCCCAAGCTGGAGGACTGGATCGTCACCGTGACGCACGGAAAGGGCAGAGGCTCGGTGCGGGACGCCTTCGACATCACGTCTCGGAACGCCAAAGCCGTGACGCAGGCCTGGCGCAAGGCGCTGCCGTTCAGCAAGGTGAAGAAGATCCAGGACGCCTGCAAAGGAGCCATGTCGCTGCTGGGCTACCGGACCGTGGACAGCGAGAAGGAGCAGAAGAACATGGACATGGACCTGCTGGTGCCGCATGAGCCGTTCAAGTTCGACTGGGAGGCCGGCACCGAGGAGGCGGCCCGGAGTTAGAGAGAGTCCTTCCCAGCATCCTCTGCTTCAGGACAGGAAGGACGGAGGACTGAGGCTCCTGCAGAACATCTGTGGCAGGAAGTTTTACCACTGATGACGGAGCGGCGCTCCTCAGCACTTTGTGGAGTTTGAAGGTTTTTGCACATGTGAGGAATCCAGACAAAGGAGAAGACAACAGCACCACCTTTCTTCTGCTTTCTCTCCAGTTTGAGTCCTGACCAGCAGACGTTTAACCCCCTGACCCCTGACTCCCTTTAGATCACTCATGACCCCCAGGAGAGGACGGATCCGGTTTGAGTTTTACCGCTCAGAAACTCCTCGTGTGAGCCGCACTCTCAAACCAAAAGCTGTTCAAATGTCGATTTGAAATGACAGACGTTCAGAAACGACTCACTGCGTCTCTAAACTGACATGTTTGAGCTTTTCTGGCTGAACCACGAACCACGTCGGCTCAGTTTCCACCAGAAAGATCAGTTCTCTGTGACGGCCACtagaaaagaaacaacaaagaaaactatGAGAGTAAAGGTGAAAATTATTGGAGAAAAGACTGAATTTATGAGataaaactcaaatatttattattttaaaagtgctcatttgatttagaaaaagtcatttattcttttttaataaatttgcaGATTCTGGAGCAGTTTGACGTCATGCCGTTTCTCTAATTCACATGAATTAGTTTTATTAGAAATCAGAAAGttaaatcgatttgaattgatttaaacttaatagatcaataattgattcatgaAAGACATAAATCGACCTAACAcataaagtcagctagcttgatgctaacgtataatgggatttcccataggacggctaatgctaacactcggtcgacctaaacattcattctgactaaatgaacatctttatgggaattttccaaactcttaaggaaatatttttaaagtaactatttgtggccTACAACATCGTCTTTCTTCtcctggaataaggtgtaatgctgtcgaatgatcgccacctagtggtcaaactgaaacgtcctccaggagaagcagaacaatgtttactgttaatgatctgaacattttagttagaacttctttagagaatcatgtaactctggatgataccACATCTAACAACAACatttaacaaatgtgtttaaatgtgtaaactcagaACTGagttgaattgaagaattgaaagaatagaaaaaaatcaaatcgattcaggctcttgtgaatcgaatcatttgAGGAAAGTATAACCGATGCCCAGAAAATCAGGACTGTTTACGGCAGAACGAACactttttcaacctttttccgTCTAATGAGCGACTTTACTCTCATATGTTGTTCTTGTGCGAGgcctgccccccaccccccagctgAAGGCTACAGGTAAACTCCTCCGAGGCTCCGGAGACGCTTCGTTTTCCCAGCTGTGATGAGGCGCCGCTTTCCTTCCCTCCCAGCACAGTGGCGGCATTCACGACTCGCAGGGCGCCGCCGCTGACGACCACTCGCCGCTCACTGGGTGGAAGGCGTGTCTGCAGACGCAGACTCTGCAGACACGCCTTCCGAGCTCAGACCAGACCAGAATAATCATGGACAGAAAGAATGAAGGAAGTTTTGGTTTCCAGGGAATGTCCCTCTTCCAGAAGTCAGATGAAGTTCTCACGAACGTAAAACATTTTACCTCCAGGAGGTCGAACCCCTCGAGGGACGGCTGTTCAATTCCTTAAAAACCAGCTCAGAATCTACCAGTTTGAATCCAGACGGACTTGAAGTTATAATGTGGAGCTCCTCAGAGGAACGTTTGGTTTACTGGATTTAAAGGtttctgtcagaaaaacaacaatgttcCCGCTCCGGAAAGGCGTTTTACAGAAAACCTGCTCTGTTACATTCTTTCTTACATATTTATCCTctaagttttaatttaatgaaatgaaTTGATGATTGAAATGTGTCTAACAGGTAGAATGGAATGTATTTAATCAGCAAAGACATTCTTGATGTGAAGAACTTGatattaatgtttattattgATGAGGAGTTGAAGGTACGGATTCATGGAAAGCAGATTTGATTTTGATCAAACTCcagtggaggttctggttctggtgttCATCTTAGATGCTGTTTTAAGCAgcatctgtctgtctgactgtctgtctgtctgtctgtctgtctgtctgtctgacaaAGTGAAATATTTCCTTGTTTTATTGTAGACAGGAAGTTTAGCTTGTTAAATGTaggaaatacattttgtttgtaaatgtgaCAGAGACACAGACAACAGCGTTTGCTGCATCAGAGGTTGTAGATTGAGAGAGTGGATTGAAAGATCTTCTTTGTCTCTGATCCGGATCAGAATCCtccatttggttttattttatcttgtttttgtattttgttttccacGTCTCCGTCCTGGTTAACCGGGATCAGATGTTTGGTTTGAGACGTTGACAGGAGAGTTGAACACATGGTACTAATATGAAACTCCTTCATGTGAGGCGCTTTATGACATCACAATATCAGACTCGGATCATTTTATCCGTCAGATTAAGTCTGTGATTGAAGATGAAGACGAGATTCAGGAAATTGCAGCATCAAAGTACTTTCATGATCCAAACTCGGCCTCAAGTCCCTGAAGGTGTGAGGGACGCTGGTGCACAGCTCCACGCTCAGCTGCTGCAGTGGATGAAGTTTCATTgatctgagcttcattctttctgctaaaacgtgacgtctctgctcttacattttattttgaaaggactgtAAGGGAAGTTTTCTGCAGCTCAAAGTTTCTGATGACGGTTTTAGAACAAAGTGAGATCGGGgacttttggttttatttaaataacgcATGTGCCTTTAAAAGTTTGAGCTCGTCGGCAAAACGTCAGcaagactaaaaaacaacaaacgtTTTCATTCAGTCCAGAGACACCGGCGTGTAAATCCTCCGTTTTTACACGTAAACCTTCATGAGGGGATTCTGTGTTTCCTGTTGTGTCAGCGTGAGCTGGACGAGGGTTCGTCCTAGAACTGCTGCTTtgaggagggaggggtcacgGTTTATGTTGAatcaacttttcattttaatcacCGGTGCAGATCATTAAAATGGGGCTGTGATTTTGAGTTTGGGTCCGAATTTGTaggttttaaattatttggtaCTAAAAGAAACTGTTGATGACATTAACTCTGTTCGGGCGCCACCTGCTGGCTGAATGTATATTTGTAATGAAGGAATTTGctgatttttacaaatattttaataaaaaatgaacctCAGTCCCTTCTTGTTTCTTTCCATTTCTGTTGTGTTGAGTTTGTGTGACGAGTCCAAATGTTGAAGGAGAACGATTGAGCAGCAGAGACTCCAGCTCGTGTTTTATCAAAGTTGCTAAAATCCTGCAGCAGAATCTGGAAAACTAGGATCAGAATAATGAAGGAGCAGCTCAGCCCATGAGGGACTATTGCAGTAGTTCTTAGTGTGTTTCATTCTAGAAGATCGTGAGGCTCCAGAGCAGCTCTTCAGCCTCCACGGTAGAAagttctggtaaaaaaaaatggcgtatacttgtgtggcgctttctaccctccttctttctaccctccttcttTCTGCCCTCCttctttctaccctccttctttctaccctccttctttctaccctccttcgagggcccaaagcgcttcacagtcacagacccattcacccattcacacacattcacacactggtggtggctccgctgctgaacactggcgccaacctcccaccagaggcaattcggggttcagtgtcttgcccaaggacacttcgacacatgggcaggcaaggcgggaatcgaacccgctcacttctgaccaggagtcgaccgccctaccgctgcaccacggccaatAATTTCAATGATAAATGTGTTTA includes these proteins:
- the chst6 gene encoding carbohydrate sulfotransferase 6; this encodes MSSRCKVSYPSLIVLVFLQGVALLMFYGWYIQVKPQTPPPSQSKVHVLLLSSWRSGSSFMGQVFSQHPSVFYLMEPAWHVWSSAPRVGARFLRMAVRDLIQRVFQCDFSVMDSYMPEQRNMSKIFMWSHSRALCSPPACPLTPRGQISNQTQCYHTCDARGLQKVEDACNSYSHVVLKEVRFFELESLYPLLRDPTLDFRIVHLVRDPRAVVRSKEQSAASFVRDNAIVLEQRNVPASEVQFQSIQEICRSHIRINERAVLKPPPFLKGRYKLVRFEDIAFNPLKEIKEVYDFVGLQMTPKLEDWIVTVTHGKGRGSVRDAFDITSRNAKAVTQAWRKALPFSKVKKIQDACKGAMSLLGYRTVDSEKEQKNMDMDLLVPHEPFKFDWEAGTEEAARS